From the genome of Nitrosomonas sp., one region includes:
- a CDS encoding YceD family protein — protein sequence MSVSFVIDPLDFVRKAGEHHGKIRLADLERIQDFLYENKGEVSYRVIGALDQNNKPCLHIQVAGEMYLNCQRCLGGLSHMLDINTSLLLVETENELAQMDRDGTVDAVLATVDMDVTDLIEDEIILSLSISSRHNEGECEIHDPERYKAREDAESENPFAALEALKKDRVK from the coding sequence ATGTCTGTATCATTTGTAATAGATCCGCTTGATTTTGTGCGCAAAGCAGGGGAGCATCATGGTAAAATCCGGCTTGCTGATCTGGAACGCATACAGGACTTTCTGTATGAAAACAAAGGTGAAGTGAGCTACCGGGTAATTGGTGCGCTGGACCAGAATAACAAACCTTGTCTGCATATACAGGTTGCCGGTGAGATGTATCTTAACTGTCAACGGTGTCTGGGCGGTTTGTCGCATATGCTGGATATTAATACATCCCTGCTGCTGGTTGAAACTGAAAATGAGCTGGCTCAAATGGACAGGGACGGTACAGTTGATGCCGTTTTGGCAACCGTGGACATGGATGTGACGGATTTGATTGAAGATGAGATTATATTAAGTTTATCGATCTCGTCGCGACATAATGAAGGTGAATGTGAAATACATGATCCGGAGCGCTATAAGGCGCGTGAGGATGCAGAATCAGAGAATCCGTTTGCAGCTTTAGAAGCGCTGAAGAAAGATAGAGTAAAGTAA